Proteins encoded together in one Campylobacter concisus window:
- a CDS encoding branched-chain amino acid transporter permease, with product MISVSSSEMVLFVAVLLSALATFITRATPFYALRNYKPNPYLDAIEKHMGMMIMVVLVCYGLKDTKFSEFPYGLSEIVAVFTAILVHLKFKNALFSIVVSTGIYMLLIRIF from the coding sequence TTGATAAGTGTAAGCTCAAGTGAGATGGTGCTTTTTGTGGCTGTGCTTTTAAGTGCCTTAGCTACTTTTATAACGAGGGCGACGCCGTTTTATGCGTTAAGAAACTATAAGCCAAACCCTTATTTAGACGCCATTGAAAAGCATATGGGCATGATGATAATGGTCGTTTTGGTCTGCTACGGGCTAAAAGATACGAAATTTAGCGAGTTTCCATACGGCTTAAGCGAGATAGTGGCGGTTTTTACGGCTATTTTGGTGCATTTGAAATTTAAAAATGCCCTTTTTAGCATAGTCGTTTCAACTGGAATTTATATGCTTTTGATAAGAATTTTTTAA
- a CDS encoding AzlC family ABC transporter permease, translating into MGVSAFIAVALSMLGYGGAAQFMMLSLFSVGTSYVEVFIVSYLVNLRHTFYGISLLKEYSGIKFRLLNIALLTDETFAIFKNLGLKEASDRSFVFTWLNLLSWSYWAAGTLLGAILGDFIKADTRGLEFSLTALFTVVVIEMFKNDKNYRVLFAAVFFGVLGVSLFPAKFVLVGSMALCFVFLLLFKDKI; encoded by the coding sequence ATGGGAGTTAGTGCATTTATCGCTGTGGCACTTAGCATGCTTGGATATGGCGGAGCAGCGCAGTTTATGATGCTTTCGCTCTTTAGTGTTGGCACGAGCTACGTTGAGGTCTTTATTGTGAGCTACCTAGTAAATTTGCGTCACACTTTTTATGGAATTTCACTTTTAAAAGAGTATAGCGGGATCAAATTTAGGCTCTTAAACATCGCTTTGCTAACAGATGAGACCTTTGCAATATTTAAAAATTTGGGGCTAAAAGAGGCTAGTGATCGAAGCTTTGTCTTTACCTGGCTAAATTTGCTTTCTTGGTCTTACTGGGCGGCCGGGACGCTTCTTGGAGCGATACTTGGTGACTTCATCAAGGCTGATACAAGGGGACTTGAGTTTAGCTTAACAGCGCTTTTTACAGTAGTCGTCATCGAGATGTTTAAAAATGATAAAAACTACCGCGTGCTCTTTGCGGCGGTCTTTTTTGGAGTGCTTGGAGTGAGCCTCTTTCCAGCTAAATTTGTGCTTGTTGGCTCGATGGCGCTTTGTTTTGTATTTTTACTGTTGTTTAAGGATAAAATTTGA
- a CDS encoding tetratricopeptide repeat protein, which yields MKNIILLIFLTLNLIALTTNPKIKIPQANSCNIEDNCIDFSRRYSDDEYKRLFGIYKSECELKNLDACIYLAEFYKSGLGVKKDATKSLEILNKTCDESNKFACHNLGVEYQEMKDHKKALEAFKKGCDLAFIQSCFNIAVLYNNGGGVKRDYKKAAKIYKKVCEQNFYEGCYNLAVLYHNTTGVKRNYKEAIKLYKKACDSDFSISCYNLASLYQEQKEYEKASKLYFKACKLDFADACNNLASLYDDALGVEKDDEVAFRYYNKACRLDSASGCKHLAYFYYHGIGTKKDKKLAEKGLKKACKLGLKEACEIVRDFH from the coding sequence ATGAAAAATATAATTTTACTAATATTTTTAACACTAAATTTAATAGCCTTAACAACAAATCCAAAGATAAAAATCCCTCAAGCAAATAGCTGTAATATCGAGGATAACTGCATTGATTTTAGCCGCAGATACAGCGACGATGAGTATAAAAGGCTATTTGGAATTTACAAAAGTGAGTGCGAGCTTAAAAATTTAGACGCATGCATCTATCTGGCTGAGTTTTACAAAAGCGGACTTGGCGTAAAAAAAGACGCGACAAAATCACTAGAAATTCTTAACAAAACTTGCGATGAGAGCAATAAATTTGCCTGCCACAACCTTGGTGTTGAGTATCAAGAGATGAAAGATCACAAAAAGGCTTTAGAAGCTTTTAAAAAAGGCTGCGATCTAGCTTTTATACAAAGCTGTTTTAACATCGCAGTTTTATATAATAACGGCGGCGGCGTAAAAAGAGACTATAAAAAGGCTGCTAAAATTTACAAAAAAGTTTGCGAGCAAAATTTCTATGAAGGATGCTACAATCTAGCCGTTTTATACCACAACACCACTGGCGTAAAGCGCAACTACAAAGAAGCGATAAAGCTTTACAAAAAGGCTTGTGATAGCGACTTTAGCATCTCTTGCTACAACCTAGCGAGCTTATATCAAGAGCAAAAAGAGTATGAAAAGGCTAGCAAGCTCTATTTTAAAGCTTGCAAGCTTGACTTTGCCGATGCTTGTAATAACCTAGCCAGCCTTTATGACGACGCACTTGGCGTAGAAAAAGACGATGAAGTGGCATTTAGATACTACAACAAAGCGTGCAGGCTAGATAGCGCAAGTGGGTGCAAACATCTTGCATACTTTTACTATCATGGCATAGGCACAAAAAAGGATAAAAAGCTGGCAGAAAAAGGGCTTAAAAAAGCTTGCAAGCTAGGCCTTAAAGAGGCTTGCGAGATAGTTAGAGATTTTCACTAA
- a CDS encoding sel1 repeat family protein has protein sequence MKNLILFLSLIMLLNAKNLNEMCQSEGDIRANLTSCYKAAVKFYNSSSDDKDFKKLKEIFLLACESDMKEGCYSAALIYINGYNDVSSELNQTIIVNRYARFLNYALLDNGKKEDKTTAKSYFQRSCELGFRKGCDMRNLLEKLGY, from the coding sequence ATGAAAAATTTGATTTTGTTTTTATCCCTCATTATGCTTTTAAATGCAAAAAATTTAAACGAGATGTGCCAAAGCGAGGGCGATATAAGAGCAAATTTAACGAGCTGTTACAAGGCTGCTGTAAAATTTTATAACTCATCAAGCGATGATAAAGATTTTAAAAAGCTAAAAGAGATATTTTTACTAGCTTGCGAAAGTGATATGAAAGAGGGTTGTTACAGCGCTGCGCTCATCTATATAAATGGCTACAACGACGTGAGTAGCGAGCTTAATCAAACTATCATAGTAAATAGATACGCAAGATTTTTAAACTACGCACTTTTAGATAACGGCAAAAAAGAGGACAAAACGACTGCCAAAAGCTACTTTCAAAGATCATGCGAGCTAGGCTTTAGAAAGGGCTGCGATATGAGAAATTTATTAGAGAAGCTTGGGTATTAA
- a CDS encoding tetratricopeptide repeat protein — protein sequence MKKIVLLLTSAVLLWGANLEHKELESRCENKEAKSCFELGNKFEESKNYQKAGEFYKKACELKHAGACSSVGMLYDMDYIKDVNNKNTAKFYQKGCELNDGFGCARLGFVYTLDKNYQKSKELFLRACELKDGDGYYGLGLLYYDGNGVEQDAKKAKELFEKSCDLGHAAGCNSLGMMLYSGKYVEKDQKRASKLFTKACEMDFGDGCHNLGVIYFEAKGDKNLAKKYFGKSCELGNDEDCQIYNAL from the coding sequence ATGAAAAAGATCGTTTTATTATTAACCTCTGCGGTGCTTTTGTGGGGCGCAAATTTAGAACATAAAGAGCTTGAGTCTAGGTGCGAAAACAAAGAGGCTAAAAGCTGCTTTGAACTTGGTAATAAATTTGAGGAGAGCAAAAACTACCAAAAAGCGGGCGAGTTTTACAAAAAAGCTTGCGAGCTAAAACACGCAGGCGCTTGCAGTAGCGTGGGCATGCTCTACGACATGGATTACATAAAAGATGTAAATAACAAAAATACAGCCAAATTTTACCAAAAGGGCTGCGAGCTAAACGACGGCTTTGGATGCGCTAGACTTGGCTTTGTCTATACGCTAGATAAAAACTATCAAAAGTCAAAAGAGCTATTTTTAAGAGCTTGCGAGCTAAAAGATGGCGACGGATACTACGGACTTGGGCTTTTATACTATGACGGAAATGGCGTAGAGCAAGATGCCAAAAAGGCAAAAGAGCTCTTTGAAAAAAGCTGCGATCTGGGTCATGCTGCTGGCTGCAATAGCCTTGGTATGATGCTTTATAGCGGAAAATACGTAGAAAAAGATCAAAAAAGAGCTAGCAAACTCTTCACAAAAGCTTGCGAAATGGACTTTGGCGATGGTTGTCACAACCTTGGGGTTATCTATTTTGAAGCAAAAGGCGATAAAAATTTAGCCAAAAAATACTTTGGCAAGTCCTGCGAGCTAGGCAACGACGAAGACTGCCAAATTTACAATGCTCTATAA
- the flgG gene encoding flagellar basal-body rod protein FlgG: MMRSLYTAATGMIAEQTQIDVTSHNIANVNTYGYKKNRAEFADLMYQVMEYAGTATSQTTTSPTGIEVGLGVRPTAINKIFSQGYFKETSNNLDMVIAGNGFFQIQLPDGTTAYTRNGAFKLDANGTIVNSDGYQLIPQITVPANATQISIGTDGTVSVLQAGETDMAQIGQIELANFINPAGLHSMGDNNYLQTSASGDVVVGVAGLDGLGTIRQGFVEMSNVQLVEEMTDLITGQRAYEANSKAITTSDSMLEIVNGLKR; this comes from the coding sequence ATGATGAGATCACTTTACACTGCGGCCACTGGCATGATTGCCGAGCAGACGCAGATAGACGTAACCTCACACAACATCGCAAACGTAAATACCTATGGATATAAGAAAAATAGAGCTGAATTTGCTGATCTTATGTATCAAGTCATGGAGTACGCAGGCACGGCTACTAGCCAAACTACTACAAGCCCGACAGGCATCGAAGTAGGCCTTGGCGTGCGCCCAACAGCGATAAATAAAATTTTCTCTCAGGGCTATTTTAAAGAGACTAGCAACAACCTAGATATGGTAATAGCTGGCAACGGTTTTTTTCAAATTCAACTCCCTGATGGCACGACGGCTTACACTAGAAACGGCGCATTTAAGCTTGACGCAAACGGCACGATCGTAAATAGTGACGGCTATCAGCTCATCCCGCAGATCACTGTCCCTGCAAATGCGACGCAAATTTCAATAGGCACAGATGGCACCGTCTCAGTGCTTCAAGCTGGCGAAACCGACATGGCTCAGATAGGTCAGATCGAGCTAGCAAATTTCATAAACCCAGCCGGTCTTCACTCGATGGGTGATAATAACTACCTTCAAACAAGCGCTAGCGGCGATGTGGTGGTAGGTGTAGCAGGCCTTGACGGACTTGGCACCATTAGACAAGGCTTTGTCGAGATGAGTAACGTGCAGCTAGTTGAAGAGATGACTGATCTTATCACTGGTCAGCGCGCATACGAGGCGAACTCAAAGGCGATAACTACGAGTGATTCGATGTTAGAGATAGTAAATGGACTTAAAAGGTAG
- a CDS encoding flagellar hook-basal body protein, which produces MQNGYYQATAGMITQFNRLNVISNNLANVNTIGYKRNDVVIGDFARIFKETQDELPLKNHTKDGAKFLNRTLDRVPQVSEEYTDFSAGGFKYSSNTLDFAIKRDDAFFLVDTPNGVKLSKNGSFSLDADGYIVTKEGYRVLPSGYEAQNPGQRGIQVPQGEVLTADKNGNLYSNNNQFSKFYIAQPREIRDLKKVGDNLFESRNFDDITELDEADSVMQGYAQMSNVNPVLEMVGLIETQRLVDMYQKVMTSHMTDLNQDAVQKLALKA; this is translated from the coding sequence ATGCAAAATGGTTATTATCAAGCCACTGCTGGCATGATAACGCAGTTTAACAGACTAAATGTCATCTCAAACAACCTTGCAAATGTAAATACGATCGGCTACAAGCGAAACGACGTAGTTATCGGCGACTTTGCGAGAATTTTTAAAGAGACGCAAGATGAGCTTCCGCTTAAAAATCACACAAAAGACGGAGCTAAATTTCTAAATAGAACGCTTGATCGTGTGCCACAAGTGAGCGAAGAATACACCGACTTTAGCGCTGGCGGCTTTAAATACAGCTCAAACACGCTTGACTTTGCGATAAAAAGAGACGATGCCTTTTTCTTAGTCGATACTCCAAATGGCGTAAAACTAAGCAAAAATGGCTCTTTTAGCCTTGACGCAGACGGCTACATCGTCACAAAAGAGGGTTACAGGGTGCTACCAAGTGGCTATGAAGCGCAAAATCCAGGTCAAAGAGGCATCCAAGTGCCACAAGGCGAGGTGCTAACTGCTGATAAAAATGGAAATTTATACTCAAACAACAATCAATTTTCTAAATTTTACATCGCTCAGCCAAGAGAGATAAGGGATCTAAAAAAGGTCGGCGATAATCTCTTTGAGAGTAGAAATTTTGACGATATAACCGAGCTTGACGAGGCTGACAGCGTGATGCAAGGCTACGCTCAGATGTCAAACGTAAATCCAGTCTTAGAAATGGTGGGTCTAATAGAAACCCAGCGCTTAGTTGATATGTATCAAAAGGTTATGACAAGCCACATGACTGACCTTAACCAAGATGCTGTTCAAAAACTAGCCCTAAAAGCTTAA
- the rpoD gene encoding RNA polymerase sigma factor RpoD: MSAAKDSFSQVEELFVENAKGFLTYEKLVKLLDKAPTATVVKKIEQLAKTNKVQLITSAEAAKLRNLADAKKRQENAQKSDQDIDEDLDLSGESDLLEWSRSDSPVRMYLREMGQIALLTKEEEVEISKRIELGEDIIIDAFCSVPFLIDFILDYKEPLINRERRVKELFKSFEDESENENEDGEEDIDEEDEENEENETPKKSAKNDKRAEKVIESFKALEKAKKEWLKTANKQDKVESDDTASKMTLAFKKKILKEKLMDLGPTSKLISEIVKSMETALKSDDEFDRELKRLEYRLPMFSDELKKNHKSILKDIIKLSKEEIAARVPEATMVSTYVEIKKLFTTKEASKQGFDLEPARLKEILEQIKRGKKISDEAKARMAKSNLRLVVSIAKRYTNRGLPFLDLIQEGNIGLMKAVDKFEYRKGYKFSTYATWWIRQAISRAIADQARTIRIPIHMIETINRINKINRKYLQEEGKEPDVSVIAKEVGLSVDKVKQVIKITKEPISLEAPIANEEDGKFGDFVEDKTSLSPIDQILKSDLREQIDDVLSQLNEREKAVISMRFGLLEDESDRTLEEIGKALNVTRERVRQIESSAIKKLKHPKVGRKLKNYIEG; encoded by the coding sequence ATGAGCGCCGCAAAAGACTCTTTTTCTCAGGTAGAAGAGCTTTTTGTTGAAAATGCAAAAGGCTTTTTGACATACGAAAAATTAGTAAAATTATTAGACAAAGCTCCAACGGCTACGGTAGTAAAAAAGATAGAACAACTAGCAAAAACAAACAAAGTCCAGCTCATCACATCTGCTGAGGCTGCAAAACTTAGAAATTTAGCCGATGCTAAAAAACGTCAAGAAAATGCTCAAAAAAGTGACCAAGATATCGACGAAGACCTCGATCTTTCAGGAGAGAGCGATCTTTTAGAGTGGTCAAGATCAGATAGTCCAGTAAGGATGTATCTAAGAGAAATGGGTCAGATCGCGCTTCTTACAAAAGAAGAAGAGGTCGAGATCAGCAAGAGGATCGAGCTTGGCGAAGATATCATCATCGATGCATTTTGCTCGGTGCCATTTTTGATAGATTTCATACTTGATTACAAAGAGCCACTTATCAACAGAGAGCGCCGTGTAAAAGAGCTTTTTAAAAGCTTTGAGGATGAAAGCGAAAATGAAAATGAAGATGGCGAAGAGGACATAGACGAAGAGGATGAGGAGAACGAAGAGAACGAAACTCCTAAAAAATCAGCCAAAAACGACAAGCGTGCAGAAAAAGTTATAGAGAGCTTTAAAGCCCTTGAAAAGGCTAAAAAAGAGTGGCTAAAGACCGCAAATAAGCAAGATAAAGTTGAAAGCGACGACACAGCTTCAAAGATGACGCTTGCGTTTAAAAAGAAAATTTTAAAAGAGAAGCTGATGGATCTTGGTCCAACAAGTAAGCTAATCAGCGAGATCGTAAAATCAATGGAAACGGCTCTTAAAAGCGACGACGAATTTGACAGAGAGCTAAAACGCTTGGAGTATCGCTTGCCGATGTTTAGTGACGAGCTAAAGAAAAATCACAAAAGCATATTAAAAGATATAATCAAACTTAGTAAAGAAGAGATCGCGGCTCGCGTGCCAGAGGCTACGATGGTCTCAACCTATGTCGAGATCAAAAAGCTTTTTACGACAAAAGAGGCTAGCAAACAGGGCTTTGACCTTGAGCCAGCAAGACTAAAAGAGATTTTAGAGCAGATCAAGCGTGGAAAGAAAATTTCAGATGAAGCAAAAGCTAGAATGGCTAAGTCAAACCTCCGTCTAGTCGTAAGTATCGCAAAACGCTATACGAACAGGGGCTTGCCGTTTTTAGATCTCATCCAAGAGGGCAACATCGGCCTTATGAAGGCGGTTGATAAATTTGAGTATAGAAAAGGCTATAAATTTTCAACCTACGCCACATGGTGGATCCGCCAGGCTATCTCGCGCGCGATCGCTGATCAGGCAAGGACGATTAGGATACCTATCCACATGATAGAGACGATAAACCGCATCAACAAAATCAACCGCAAATACCTCCAAGAAGAGGGAAAAGAGCCTGATGTAAGCGTCATCGCAAAAGAGGTCGGACTAAGCGTCGATAAGGTAAAACAGGTAATCAAGATCACAAAAGAGCCTATCAGCCTTGAAGCTCCGATCGCAAACGAAGAAGACGGTAAATTTGGAGATTTTGTCGAGGACAAAACTTCACTATCACCGATAGATCAAATTTTAAAAAGTGACCTTAGAGAGCAGATCGATGATGTGCTTTCGCAGCTAAATGAGCGCGAAAAAGCGGTTATTTCGATGAGATTTGGCTTGCTTGAAGATGAGAGTGACCGCACACTTGAAGAGATCGGCAAGGCGCTAAACGTCACTCGTGAACGCGTCCGCCAGATAGAAAGCTCAGCCATCAAGAAACTAAAACACCCAAAAGTTGGTAGAAAACTCAAAAACTACATCGAGGGCTAA
- a CDS encoding flagellin has product MKLGTYTANQASGNYYLDQAKNSEKKALNAISANSEIKASGANLQIAESLLSQTNVLNEGMANANDMIGMLQIADSTLLNLSESADKIGELSSKLSNPALSANEQKGIKGEINALKNAMSDSVKEAKFNGKNVFDAELGFFTGDGTKNINLSTNALLNVKEDGSNSGDILKNINSLRSEIGSTQNAVFKGMNALAARSVANANSVESLDSSDIAKSLEENLQANLKLHAASLAKAHDTTSLAAKLDKLLGE; this is encoded by the coding sequence ATGAAGTTAGGAACTTATACTGCAAACCAGGCTTCAGGAAACTATTATTTAGATCAAGCTAAAAATAGCGAGAAAAAGGCGCTAAACGCCATCTCTGCAAATAGCGAGATCAAAGCATCAGGTGCAAATTTGCAAATCGCAGAGAGCTTACTTTCGCAAACAAATGTCCTAAATGAGGGCATGGCAAATGCAAACGATATGATCGGTATGCTTCAGATCGCCGACTCAACGCTTTTAAATTTAAGCGAGAGTGCGGATAAGATCGGCGAGCTATCAAGCAAGCTTTCAAACCCAGCTCTTTCAGCGAACGAGCAAAAGGGCATAAAAGGCGAGATAAATGCGCTTAAAAATGCGATGAGCGACAGTGTAAAAGAGGCTAAATTTAATGGCAAAAACGTTTTTGACGCCGAACTTGGCTTTTTCACAGGTGATGGCACAAAAAATATAAATTTAAGCACAAATGCTCTTTTAAATGTTAAAGAGGATGGCTCAAATTCTGGCGATATCTTGAAAAACATAAATTCACTTCGCTCAGAGATCGGCTCGACACAAAATGCTGTATTTAAGGGCATGAACGCTCTAGCTGCTAGAAGTGTAGCAAATGCTAATAGCGTAGAGAGCCTTGATAGCAGCGATATAGCAAAGAGCTTGGAAGAAAATTTACAAGCAAATTTAAAACTACATGCTGCCTCTTTGGCTAAAGCTCACGACACTACGAGCTTGGCTGCAAAACTAGATAAACTTCTAGGCGAATAA
- the hisD gene encoding histidinol dehydrogenase, which translates to MKFLHSSDADFESKFSQLVRRSDNDMSAVMPVVTGIIDEIRKDGDSALFAQISKFDKFNVTGKNDIIIDVKEMEAAYNSLDNALRVALNLANDRIKSYHERTKPSDWTYKDEHDILLGAKYTPVDRAGLYIPGGKAAYPSSLLMNAIPAIVAGVKEIVVCTPAPNGKVNPLLLAAMHLCGIKTAFKIGGASAIAAMAYGTATVPKVDVITGPGNIYVATAKKLVYGDVNIDMIAGPSEIGVIADDSADPRHIAIDLLSQAEHDEIASAFLITPVEAFARAVQRHIEDELKTLKREPIASASMRNKAAIIVAKDLEECFKLMNELAVEHLEIATNDALSYMDEVKHAGAIFFGHFTPEAMGDYIAGPNHTLPTGGSARFYSPLGVENFMKRSSIISVSRKGIMHLGKPCMQLAEAEGLTAHKRSIAVRLED; encoded by the coding sequence ATGAAGTTTTTACACAGCAGCGACGCTGACTTTGAGAGTAAATTTTCACAGCTTGTTAGGCGAAGTGACAATGATATGAGTGCCGTGATGCCAGTGGTTACAGGCATCATAGACGAGATAAGAAAAGATGGTGATAGCGCGCTTTTTGCACAGATAAGCAAATTTGATAAATTTAATGTCACAGGCAAAAACGACATAATAATCGACGTAAAAGAGATGGAGGCTGCCTACAATTCGCTAGATAATGCCCTAAGAGTGGCTCTAAATTTAGCCAATGATAGGATAAAAAGCTATCACGAGCGCACAAAACCAAGCGACTGGACCTATAAAGACGAGCACGACATCTTGCTTGGTGCTAAATACACTCCGGTTGATCGCGCTGGTCTTTATATCCCAGGCGGTAAGGCTGCATATCCTAGCTCACTTCTTATGAATGCCATCCCAGCAATCGTAGCTGGCGTAAAAGAGATCGTTGTCTGCACCCCAGCGCCAAATGGCAAGGTAAATCCTCTACTTCTTGCTGCGATGCATCTATGTGGTATCAAAACAGCCTTTAAAATAGGCGGTGCAAGCGCGATCGCAGCGATGGCTTACGGCACAGCAACCGTGCCAAAGGTCGATGTCATCACAGGACCTGGCAACATCTACGTAGCGACTGCTAAAAAGCTAGTTTATGGCGACGTAAATATCGATATGATCGCAGGTCCAAGCGAGATAGGCGTGATCGCTGATGATAGTGCTGACCCTCGCCACATAGCGATCGATCTACTCTCACAAGCCGAGCACGACGAGATCGCAAGTGCCTTTTTGATAACGCCAGTGGAGGCCTTTGCAAGGGCAGTGCAAAGACATATAGAGGACGAGCTAAAAACTCTAAAACGAGAACCAATCGCTAGTGCTAGTATGAGAAACAAAGCCGCTATCATCGTCGCAAAAGACCTAGAGGAGTGCTTTAAGCTGATGAACGAGCTTGCTGTGGAGCACCTAGAGATCGCTACAAACGACGCTTTGAGCTATATGGACGAGGTAAAACACGCTGGAGCGATATTTTTTGGACACTTCACACCTGAAGCGATGGGCGACTACATCGCAGGACCAAACCACACCTTGCCAACTGGCGGAAGTGCGAGATTTTACTCACCGCTTGGAGTTGAAAATTTCATGAAGCGAAGCTCTATCATCTCAGTTAGCAGAAAAGGCATCATGCATCTTGGCAAACCATGCATGCAGCTAGCCGAAGCCGAAGGACTAACAGCCCATAAAAGATCAATCGCCGTGAGGTTAGAGGATTAA
- a CDS encoding pyridoxal-phosphate dependent enzyme, which yields MIDKIRLRGREFWLLRDDLLGEFNGNKARKLEYFLKADLSGIKAIVSHGSSQSNAMYSLSLFAKLKGLKFYYVVSHLSSNLEQNPVGNFKFALENGMEIFVKEEREKFAKELAKSQNALFINEGVAQSEAELGFITQANEINEWSKKSGIRPDIFLPSGTGTSACYLAKHTDLRVFTAPCVGDSDYLKKQIYELDKDSKVQILNPPKKYHFGNLYPELYEIWLEVCKSGVEFDLVYDPVGFMTLFANLDKLGSEILYIHQGGILGNITQKQRYERKLKIKDHK from the coding sequence GTGATTGATAAAATTCGCTTAAGAGGGCGAGAATTTTGGCTTTTAAGAGATGACCTGCTAGGCGAGTTTAACGGCAACAAAGCAAGAAAGCTGGAGTATTTTTTAAAGGCCGATCTTAGCGGCATCAAAGCCATCGTATCTCACGGCTCAAGTCAGTCAAATGCCATGTATAGCCTAAGTCTTTTTGCCAAGCTAAAAGGGCTTAAATTTTACTACGTCGTCTCTCATCTAAGCTCAAATTTAGAGCAAAATCCAGTTGGAAATTTCAAATTTGCACTTGAAAATGGTATGGAAATTTTTGTAAAAGAAGAGCGTGAGAAATTTGCTAAAGAGCTAGCAAAGAGCCAAAATGCGCTCTTTATAAACGAGGGCGTAGCGCAGAGTGAGGCTGAACTTGGCTTTATCACGCAAGCAAATGAGATAAATGAGTGGAGCAAAAAAAGTGGCATAAGGCCTGATATCTTTTTGCCCTCAGGCACTGGCACAAGCGCATGCTATCTGGCAAAGCACACCGATCTTAGGGTTTTTACGGCCCCTTGCGTAGGGGATAGCGACTATCTAAAAAAGCAAATTTACGAGCTAGATAAAGATAGCAAAGTGCAAATTTTAAATCCCCCAAAGAAGTATCATTTTGGAAATTTATACCCTGAGCTTTATGAAATTTGGCTTGAAGTGTGCAAAAGTGGCGTAGAATTTGACCTAGTCTACGACCCAGTGGGCTTTATGACGCTTTTTGCAAATTTAGACAAGCTTGGGAGCGAAATTTTATATATCCACCAGGGCGGAATTTTAGGTAACATTACACAAAAGCAAAGATATGAGAGAAAACTAAAAATAAAGGATCATAAATGA